Proteins encoded within one genomic window of Gambusia affinis linkage group LG23, SWU_Gaff_1.0, whole genome shotgun sequence:
- the LOC122826117 gene encoding uncharacterized protein LOC122826117, with product MPHSTKKVRRSEAIMKSDYYQRLNSVARRRYDDKISAVGEDPYLIPPTQQKPVRECRIEELPGLCYPDIFMFLIEVPGYSAGALKAYKSLDAYRFFLRGWVRSLMLCTRKDKFIITSKVIQFEGLTENPHPVWTIIEPSGLVVSGHCTCMASSDVVCSHVAATLFALDACVRIQQEKSSPALPNSLRSRRSVEPVRDVNFSYPNKRRKTIDENSRQSTPAFPPATAEEIKQFYDSLASSGAKSVVLSVLPGYSEEFNSST from the exons ATGCCACATTCTACAAAGAAGGTTCGCCGGTCTGAAGCTATTATGAAGTCAGATTACTACCAAAGACTGAACAGTGTTGCCAGGCGACGCTATGATGATAAAATCTCTGCTGTGGGTGAAGATCCGTATCTAATCCCCCCAACACAGCAAAAACCCGTCAGAGAGTGTCGCATCGAGGAGTTGCCAGGCCTGTGTTACCCTGATATATTCATGTTTCTCATCGAAGTACCAG GGTACAGCGCAGGCGCACTGAAGGCATACAAGAGCCTGGACGCTTACCGGTTCTTCCTCCGTGGCTGGGTCAGATCTCTGATGCTGTGCACCAGGAAAGACAAGTTCATCATAACCAGCAAG GTGATCCAGTTTGAAGGCCTCACTGAGAATCCTCACCCTGTGTGGACCATTATCGAGCCCAGTGGCCTCGTCGTTTCTGGTCATTGCACATGTATGGCGAGTTCAGATGTGGTCTGTTCACATGTTGCCGCCACGCTGTTTGCACTTGATGCAT gtgtgCGTATACAGCAGGAGAAGTCATCCCCTGCCCTCCCAAATTCTCTGCGTAGCCGGCGGAGTGTTGAACCTGTGCGTGACGTCAACTTTTCATACCCAAATAAGAGGAGAAAG ACCATCGATGAAAATTCAAGACAGTCTACACCTGCATTTCCACCTGCCACAGCGGAGGAAATAAAGCAGTTTTATGACAGCCTCGCCAGTTCAG gtGCTAAGAGTGTAGTTCTGTCTGTGCTGCCAGGCTACAGCGAGGAGTTCAACAGTTCCACCTGA